The window CCGCTATTGTGACTGCCAGAGCATGCCACAGAATACAAGTTAACCATTCCTGAGTGTAAAATCGTGTATTTTCTCTCGAAAAATAAATAACAGCAGTAGTGCAGTACTAAAATAATATCTGAAATGGGGGAAGTACCTTCAAGCTTCCGTGCTTCCTCCTCAGCACGCAGTCTTTTCTGTTTCTCTTCCTCGGATATTAGAAAATAGATCATTTTCCTCTTAGTATCCCTTTCCTGCTTCCGCAACTGGATAATTTGGAGAATTTTCTCATCCCTCTCCGCCTTAAGCTTGTTGTACTCAGCTCTCCTATGGCTAAGCACTTTTTTTTGGAATATTTGCTGAACAAAAATAAACAAAGAATATGAGAAAGTGAATACAGTTATACAATCTCATCAGCAAATGCAACCGAGGATTAGCAAATCGTCGAAAGAGAACAAATAAACTCCCTTAAGATAGATGAGCTTAGAAACAAGTGGTAGGTTCGGTTCAGAATGAGTAAAAGTTAAAGAACTTGATGATACATATATTAAAGGGAGACATCGTAATCTCAAATTAGCACATATAAACTACGAGGTTACTGGGGAGCTAATTCAAATTTGGGGTCACAGATTCTTCTCTCCTTTCCTGACGCAAGCCAACACTTATGATAAATAACATGAACACGAAGTATGGATGAAAATGATAGGGCCGGCCGGATATTGGAAGTTCTGTGAAACCAAATCATTTTCCCCGCCTTGCATaagaaaaattgattttttattcTCGGGACAAAAGAGAATGATCAGTTCATGTTGagaatatataaatatacttTTGAAGACAACTGTGCATGTCAAGAACTAAGAATATAAGCTAAACAAAGTTACTCCCAAGATTGAAGATACAATGATGTTTCATCTCATAACCCAACCCATGAGCAGTTTGGGAactagaaaaataataattatatgacAAAGAGGAGTTAATGACCTTGTTCGCCAGCATCCGCGCTAGCCTCGTTTTTTCCTCCAAGTCTCCAGTATGTCTGTGTCTGCTTAAATCAATCTCTCGCTGCATCAAGATAACACACAGATTGGTTGTATAAATAAATGGACTGTTGTAACGAGCGAAAAAAAATGTTGTCAATTCTACACACTTCCAAGAACAGAACAGAATAGGACAGAACATAATTTCACACAAGTAAATGACGCAATAATAGAGAAATTTCAGGCACAAAACACAACGAATTCGGACCTGCTGCTCGAGTTTGTGTAAGGCCTCTTCTTCCACCAGCCGCTGCTGGAATGCAGCATCAATAAGTGGTGCAGCCTCTTCCCTTTTTGCCCTCTCCAAGTGATCCATTGTCTTGGCAAGCTTCTGCAattttttctccatttcttgCTTCTCCCTGAGTTGCTCACTAAGAGCCAGCTCCATCAAAGTCTGCTTAGTTATTTTTTCCTACATCCAATCACACGGTTGGTCAATAAAATGTTACACATAAGAATGAAATAAAGTTCTAACTGGGGGAAAGGTTTCACTCACTCCCTCTAGAACTTGTTTCTTCCCTTTCTTCTTACTGCGTTTTTCAGCTTCCATTAGCAAAGCCTGGGCTTCCTCAAGCTCGCGTTCCTCTATTTCCCTGAGAATTCTCTGATTTTTCATTTGCTCAAACTCAGTAGCAAGCCTTCTCTGTTCTGCCTCTTCAGTTATCTTTTGTAATTTTTGCTTCTTTGCCTCCTCTTCTCGTTCCTAAAGAACACACAAGTTGATGACAATGATTAGATATCTCCTAAATCCTAATCATCTTTTAGATTTACAATTCAAAGGTGAATTATAAGACATCATTGTTGAAAAAAATGGTATACCATCTCCAAAAGATGGCGCTCATGTTCTTCTTTGCGTTTTTCAATAATTGACTTGCGTGCAAGAAGTCTTTTGTGCTCTTTTTCGATCACTTCCACTAGATCAGAAAGTCTATCCTCCAATTTTGAAGTTTTCTTCGCAGGAGGAAAGATCATGACCCTTGCTTTGCTGAGGGATTCAGAAAATGTGGACAGGTGGTCTCGTAGGCCTTCTGATTCGAGATTCTGAATTGAAAATTATGGATGTTTAGTATAAATTGGTGGATTATGGGATAAGTCAATCAAAAGGTTCCTCAATTATTAAAGatataaaaataagaaaaaaaattaaaagatcataaaaatttcaaggtcGGAACACAATTATGAACATTGTGACAGCCTGAGGTAAATATCTAAATGAAAACGTCagcaaattttatatattatcatATCAAAAAATATGTCAAAGAACAAAACGGTGGATTTACCTTATTACCAAAGAAAATGGCACTCTTCTGATAATCAACTTtcatttctaaaaaattattcttAACCGCATCCACGGAAATCTTCTCAACAACAGAAAAATCAAAGAAAGGAATGACCGTCGACAGGTTATCGATATTCATTATCTGATAAACCTTTGAGACCTGGATACATAAATGTAGAAAAAGCTAAAAACGCAGTCATATTACAAAAACTGCAAGACAGAAGTATGGGCAACACAACTGACAGACAAGCGAACCTGCTGCAGAAGCCTCAGAGCTGCAAGCTTCTCTATAGAAGGAACATACTGAGACAGTTGTACTTCTGGAACAGAAGAAGCAGAAGCAGTCCTGCCCCCAAGCTTTGAGAGTTTTGTTAGCAAGGGTTGCACTTTCAATGCCAGATCTAAAGGAAGAAACTCATGTTCTAAAATATGGTAAAGATCCTTCACTTCTTGAGTTACACAGTTCATTACACCTTTCGTCACCTAACAAAGGCAATAAGGAAGAATAAATAATGTCAGAAATATAAAATTGGAAAACAGTGTAGGTTTAAGCAATTCAAGAAGACACGACCGTCGTCGATATAGCTAattcatgaaataaaaggaaaagGTAAGAGGTGAATGGGGattgaacatctaatcaaaacTCGACACAATCATAGAAAGATCAAAaccaaattatttaaatgagtCCAAGATAATTACCAAATCCAAAAGAAGTGATGACCTAGAAAGCTGAAagcaaaaataaaacaataagtCAACAAACTTAAGGAATTATTGTAATAAGATGAAACAGAGATCCAGCTAAGACTCCATTACTACCACTTCTTTGCTCTCAGGCTTGGTTTCAACATCAAATGCAATAAGATTTGCCACTCTCAAACTCCGTTCTTTCTCATTCTCAAGCTCCAAATGAGATGCACCATATGAGCGGTCATAAGGGGGCACACATAGTGCAGCTAGAACAACTGATGAGGCTATCAGCTGCAAATCCTTCTGGTTTAGGTTCTTATTAAAACTCTTTTGAAGCAAGAAAAGCTTGAGCCAAGCATAAGCATGATAAAGATGGTTGGATGACTTCCAAAATATTTCGGAAAGCTTAGAATAATATATAACCATCAACGATGGTTTAGGTGTCTTTTTAACCATGGACATCAAGCCATGTATATCCTCGATGGAACGAAAAGCTTCCTGCAagtaattaaaaagaaaatgtacaaaatcataaaaaaattcaCCAATTCTTGTACACAAGGTACTAACGAGTAGTAACTTGAAACATGCTCGCAATTCAAGCATAAACAGAGAAGTGCACAAACCTGCCAAAGTTCAAGTTCAGTAGCAACTTTCAGCTGTTCAAATCTGGTATCAAGATATAACTGCAAGCTTTCTGGTGCAGTAAGATCAGGCCTATCTCTCTGGTCCCTATACTTGTTAAGGTTTGCTAGATGATTCCTAATGATTTCACATAGTCGCCGAAATTCTGTAGTCCGCTTGTATTGCTTACAGAATTGGAAGGCACGGTGTGCGGTCATCTGTACAGTAAGATTCAGGAAAATGAGAAATCACCATTGATGACTTCATAGCAAGAACATATGTTTTCTTCATACTCACAAAACTAGCTCATCAGTCCGCTTTTTAACTTTTTAACTGGCAAATATCAAATTTGGGACAGAGGAAGTATCTTGTTACCAGAAATCATTAAAATAAGCATACGATAGTGGGAGGGGAGCTATGGCACTATAGCACCACAAATTCCAAAAGAGAACTACAGTGGTTCCCAAGAGATTCATCATGACCTCAAAGAAGATCCAGTTACAGAAGATTATCAGCTTGCGACATCCATTGATGTTAACTTGCAGATACAAATGCGCATATTTCAAAGATCACCAAGACTATcttcaaatatattttatccAATGCGATGACAGCAAGCACCGGGCACAGGCTACAGATAAAATTAAAACCAAGAGAACAAAGCAGGAGGAGGATGACTATTAAGGAAGATTGAGTGTGTTTATTTAATCATTGTTTCTGGAataatttgaaactttaaaCCCTGCTACCAATAAAAAAGACCATACACATAGGTAGCATACTGAGATCAAATCcccaaaaaaaattcaaccaatAAATAACAAGTAATGATCTTGCAAAGACAGTTCAAAATAAAAGAACATTGACATTCGAGTAAGTCCACGGTCCTTTAAAGGAATTGAACCCATGGTACACCATTTTGGGAAATCCGCAAAATCATTAGGGTGGTGAAAGAGGATGCAAAGACTACTTCAGGCTTCACAACACAAATCaaactaattaaaaataaaatcaatatctCCAAAACAAACTACTAACAAAAAAAACAGTAGGATTTCTGAATTAGGATGAGTATCAATATATGGAAAAACTCACTGAATACAAGGTCTCCAATCTTGAGTTGTTTCGTAAAATTTCCAATACTGATCTGTATGTCTCCCACAGGAACTTAAACCATGGTGTGACAAGTTCGCGATCAGATCTGTCTTTTCCTTTCTCCCCACTGACATAGCTTAAAAGAAGATCTTCAGGTCGTTTATCAGCTTCTAAGTCGTCAACATCCAGGGCCTCTTCCAAGGCTTGTGCCTGATTACGCGCAAGCTCAGCTTTCTCTGTAGCCATCTGCATGAAATGTTTTATAACCTCCTCCAGTGATGTAATATTAACTTGCTGGCAGATACCACGATACTGAATAAGACCATCCTTAGCATGTCTTCCCCTCCTCATGTCAACACATAACTCCACATATTTCAACATTATCTTCTCGTGTGTCCTCGTCCATGCTCTGTACCTCCTGGAGGTAATGAAACTGTGAAGAGCTTCAAGTGCTTCTTGCTTTTGTCCAACATTTATCAACTCTGCATTAACAGATTTTAAGTTTATCAGTAATAAGTACCAGAAAATGCGGGGAACAAAACAATTTTTAACCGATAGCATATAGCATGATGAATGGGATGAAAAATTGATATTGACTATCAGAAAATACAGCATGTCCTGCGGAATTCAAAGGAACGCTATCTGTTTTTTACACCAGTACCCACAAACAGAGCTACTTCCTCACTCACTATCGAACCAACACACATGAGAAGAAAACTCAAAAATTAAGGAGGGCTCTCTCAGTTACTCACTTCCTCAGAAGACAGATTTTGAAGGAATATGGTAATTCTAAATTGCTGACTTAATCATCCTCACTTCTAGATATGTGGAAACACAACAGCAGTAGGAATCAAATAGGCCGTTTTAAATAGTAATATTAAAAGAGCATTTCAATGCTGGCATATTTTGCGGTCATCTATCCCATAATATCAAATATGCTGTCAGAATGACTGAATAGTAACCTACCTTCAGCTCGCTTCAAAGCATTCTCTGGTCTGGCAAAAGTGGCCATCTCTCAATTCTAACCGTGATTCAGCTGTAGAAGAACAAACATACACAAGTCAATCTGTAATCTAACCGTGAGATAGGGCTAGTAACAATTAAATTACTCAGCAATCCAAAATGTAGCAAATAAACATAACCCCATTCCACAAATATTCATAAATTCGATCAATGAAATAAATCTTGTGAAAAAGTATTTTATCACGTTTTTTTTTTGTCACGCTCTGACCTCTGTTTGGTAACAGATAACCACGATTTTCACAGGATTTGAGGatatttaaactttaaaattcCATTACAACTGTTTAATAGGACGAAATTTAAAACCAAATTAGTATTTAAACAgatttgattatatttttttaactaCTATAATCCCATCAAAAGTGAACGCATCATGGGATTTTAATTATCAAGTCCAGAAAcataaaaatactttttttttactttaattCCCTTCGTTTTGCTAGGGGCGGGAGTGCGGTGCAAAAGAATCTTGGATAGAGCGCGAGCCCGAAAAGCTTAAATTTTTAGGCCATCTTATAGGACTCGAATTTCGTAACAAGACAGAGCAAAATAGCTACAGAATCATGCGAAAGCCCAACAAACAAAATCAAGCCTAAAGGAGATCAAATTCAAAACCACAAGGGGAAAAAATATGAAACagatcaaataaaaaaattccacACAAAGATCCGAATTTTAATATGCCCACCAATTTCGTAAGTGTGAAAACTTACTGGGTAGAAGAGTGAAAACAACTGGATGAGGCCCGATGGACGATGCTGCGTCGGAGAAACAGTCTGCAGCGTATCTGTGGAAAGAAGCATAAAAATGCCAAGAAAAACAAAGGTAAGACACGGGTGGCGCGCGAGGAACAGAAGCGGCGGGTGACGGGGGTTGAAGTGAGCGATGGCCGAGGGTTTTTGAGGACGATGTGAAGGGTTGGATTGAGATTTGGGAAATATAAAACAGAATAAAATAAGTTGATATTAGGGTCATATATGTTAATATTAGGCAGAGGGAGGTTCCCATTGATATTCTCATAAATTTTAatcaatatttttctttaaatttggataattttttaaattataatattttttatataaatataagaaattcaaatgaaacattttactttaaatttggataaattttttaattataatattttttataaatataagaaATTCAAACGATAATATAAAAAAGAAACGTTTTACTTTAAATTTGGATAATTTTTTaaagtataatattttttatataaatataagaaATTCAAacgataatataaaaaaatataataaactaAATCAAAGCTCACTCTCATTTAATCGTACCATCACAAACCCGACTCGTATACAGGGGTgatcaaattttttattaaccGCCCGAACCGAATTGCACCACACCGTTTTTCATAATATTCTATAAAAACcgcgattaaaaatattaatcataaacCGCACCGCATATATGGTTCGGTTATTTCTTTTTGCCAAGAACCGCACCGCCTAAACCACTTGTCATAATATTTGGCctagaattataataatttgtaaacaacatattcaaataaagTAGTCATCATTTATTATATCCTAACTCTCtttaaaactattatttttacaaataaaacttatatttttcttaattattcttcatattagtcttttttaaaatatttattttttttgctacaatattttgtttgtagtctgaaagtaaaaaaaaatgataaatagtgtaaatgtcatttttattgtgaatatgttgtgttgttaaattattaacttagttttgaatcttgattattgtttaatcTATTTTGATCTTTATATGCtttgaattatattttatatttgaaaataatatat is drawn from Primulina eburnea isolate SZY01 chromosome 10, ASM2296580v1, whole genome shotgun sequence and contains these coding sequences:
- the LOC140842525 gene encoding eukaryotic translation initiation factor 3 subunit A-like — encoded protein: MATFARPENALKRAEELINVGQKQEALEALHSFITSRRYRAWTRTHEKIMLKYVELCVDMRRGRHAKDGLIQYRGICQQVNITSLEEVIKHFMQMATEKAELARNQAQALEEALDVDDLEADKRPEDLLLSYVSGEKGKDRSDRELVTPWFKFLWETYRSVLEILRNNSRLETLYSMTAHRAFQFCKQYKRTTEFRRLCEIIRNHLANLNKYRDQRDRPDLTAPESLQLYLDTRFEQLKVATELELWQEAFRSIEDIHGLMSMVKKTPKPSLMVIYYSKLSEIFWKSSNHLYHAYAWLKLFLLQKSFNKNLNQKDLQLIASSVVLAALCVPPYDRSYGASHLELENEKERSLRVANLIAFDVETKPESKEVLSRSSLLLDLVTKGVMNCVTQEVKDLYHILEHEFLPLDLALKVQPLLTKLSKLGGRTASASSVPEVQLSQYVPSIEKLAALRLLQQVSKVYQIMNIDNLSTVIPFFDFSVVEKISVDAVKNNFLEMKVDYQKSAIFFGNKNLESEGLRDHLSTFSESLSKARVMIFPPAKKTSKLEDRLSDLVEVIEKEHKRLLARKSIIEKRKEEHERHLLEMEREEEAKKQKLQKITEEAEQRRLATEFEQMKNQRILREIEERELEEAQALLMEAEKRSKKKGKKQVLEGEKITKQTLMELALSEQLREKQEMEKKLQKLAKTMDHLERAKREEAAPLIDAAFQQRLVEEEALHKLEQQREIDLSRHRHTGDLEEKTRLARMLANKQIFQKKVLSHRRAEYNKLKAERDEKILQIIQLRKQERDTKRKMIYFLISEEEKQKRLRAEEEARKLEEMERRKKEDAERKAKLDEIAEKQRQRELELEEKERLRREELLRGSAPTPSRTEPSLISHPVEAAPAAAAAAPAPAAGVYVPRFRRASAEGGSGGQAPPPETDKWSSGRRMDDRAPQYGDRWRDERKPALGGGASRPTWSSSRTRER